Proteins found in one Brachyspira murdochii DSM 12563 genomic segment:
- the murA gene encoding UDP-N-acetylglucosamine 1-carboxyvinyltransferase: protein MYKYVIEGSKNIGGVLKVSGSKNASLPLLVASILTDEPVILHNVPDLADVHVLIDILEPLGKKVDFKNNTTVIISHNGKSEEAPYKLVKKMRGSIIVLGPLLAKRKHCRVSYPGGCAFGPRPIDLHLKGMEALGAKIDITAGYIDAKVEDNLIGADMDLSGKFGPTVLGTDNVMMAASLAKGTTIIRNAAKEPECVNLVDLLNAMGAKITGGGTDTITIEGVDYLHGAEFTVIPDRIETGTFLAIAAAGRGKLKLENAEPKHLSFVLDLLSDIGCDIKTTDTTIEIDASNRELKPFKVETLPYPGFPTDLQAIYTALACTINGKSELIEGIYPDRFSHVPELIRMGADIELNTSDIVVNGGKKLSGADVQASDLRAGAALVAAGAVAEGITNVHRIYHIERGYENLEEKLKAVNIDTKREKDDIL, encoded by the coding sequence ATGTATAAATACGTTATAGAAGGTTCAAAGAATATTGGAGGAGTATTAAAGGTATCCGGCTCTAAAAATGCCTCGTTACCATTACTTGTAGCGTCTATTCTAACAGATGAACCTGTCATACTTCATAATGTGCCTGATTTAGCAGATGTTCATGTGCTTATAGATATATTAGAGCCTTTAGGTAAGAAAGTAGATTTTAAGAATAATACTACTGTGATAATATCGCATAACGGTAAAAGTGAAGAAGCTCCTTATAAACTTGTAAAAAAGATGAGAGGCTCTATTATAGTATTAGGGCCTCTTCTAGCGAAACGAAAGCATTGCCGAGTATCATATCCGGGCGGCTGTGCTTTCGGGCCGAGACCAATAGACCTGCATTTAAAAGGAATGGAGGCATTAGGAGCTAAAATAGATATAACAGCCGGATATATTGATGCTAAAGTAGAGGATAATCTTATAGGTGCTGATATGGATTTGTCTGGCAAGTTCGGACCTACAGTTTTGGGAACAGACAATGTTATGATGGCGGCATCTTTAGCTAAAGGAACTACTATTATACGAAATGCAGCCAAAGAGCCTGAATGTGTTAATCTTGTAGATTTGCTTAATGCTATGGGAGCAAAAATAACAGGTGGTGGTACTGATACTATTACTATAGAAGGAGTTGATTATCTTCATGGTGCTGAGTTTACAGTTATACCAGACAGAATAGAGACAGGTACTTTTTTAGCAATAGCAGCAGCTGGAAGAGGAAAATTAAAACTAGAAAATGCCGAGCCTAAACACTTAAGCTTTGTGCTAGATTTGCTCTCAGATATAGGCTGCGATATAAAAACTACAGATACAACTATAGAGATTGATGCCTCAAATAGAGAGTTAAAGCCTTTTAAAGTAGAAACTTTGCCTTATCCGGGTTTCCCTACAGATTTGCAGGCAATATATACAGCATTAGCTTGTACAATCAATGGAAAAAGCGAACTTATAGAAGGTATTTATCCGGACAGATTTAGCCATGTTCCGGAACTTATTCGTATGGGTGCGGATATTGAGCTCAATACTTCTGATATAGTAGTTAATGGCGGAAAGAAACTTTCAGGAGCTGATGTACAGGCAAGCGATCTTCGTGCAGGTGCTGCTTTGGTTGCTGCAGGAGCTGTAGCT
- the recJ gene encoding single-stranded-DNA-specific exonuclease RecJ produces the protein MINIDNLHPIMKELLNLRGITSKEDIFDFFFQDIYSLSNPFSIKDVNVFVARLKEAIESNEKILVYGDKDADGVTAASIIYNTLKMVTKNVEAFVPNHETGYGLSKMVIEEYANSGVSLIITVDCGISNVEEVEFARDLSIDIIVTDHHDIPEIMPNAYALFNPKISNTGFVSKNFSGCAVAFKLMQAFVFSYTKLYNKDIIVLDYEINKQTNTLKRIRALKSVNFVPSDEVFGFELAGENSYKSMYIDYYDELITEEEVLEELASYMFEGDGTVLVLTGGEDRLKRLIALYEKYEIYLPEYDSVYDLLQLGAKYGNVNIKTTKTLDDFALALNINIYKYDNIEYRDLIIKTEIFRRMFYISQKNLQNYIRKKSILVLFGTVADVVPLIEENRVYVKCALKELEKPSHIRYNVMLEKINLLNTKVDTQVISWRIAPFINAAGRMGSAETALKLLTCELREEAVSLAETVYSMNETRKSLTESNFNIVNEYIKNNSCLKLPIIIVRSKKIEQGLTGLIAGKVLSEYGKTAVIMHESDDGTCVGSIRSRGDDNARDLLEAASVYLTKFGGHKNAAGFTLSSDNFDKFQSKIIKYAANQNFNTEKDNDVFDLELDFNSIDLKLAKDLELFEPYGSGNEEPIFISKNVKVNDIKKMQKNNKLHLRLELLQSDKKINAIIWNSSEEEVLKLLNSNYIDIIYKLKVNRYANSEDARIYIENYKVF, from the coding sequence ATGATAAACATAGATAATTTGCATCCTATAATGAAAGAACTATTAAATTTAAGAGGTATAACTTCTAAAGAGGATATATTTGATTTTTTCTTTCAGGATATATATTCACTCTCAAACCCTTTTAGTATAAAAGATGTTAATGTATTTGTAGCAAGATTAAAAGAGGCTATAGAGAGTAACGAAAAGATATTAGTATACGGCGATAAAGATGCTGACGGAGTAACTGCAGCTTCTATAATATATAATACATTAAAGATGGTTACAAAAAATGTTGAGGCATTCGTTCCTAATCATGAAACAGGATACGGGCTTTCAAAAATGGTTATAGAGGAGTATGCCAATTCAGGTGTGAGCCTTATTATTACAGTTGACTGCGGTATATCGAATGTAGAAGAAGTGGAGTTTGCACGCGATCTTTCTATTGATATCATAGTAACAGATCATCATGATATTCCAGAGATAATGCCTAATGCTTATGCTTTATTTAATCCTAAAATATCAAATACTGGTTTTGTTTCTAAAAATTTTTCTGGTTGTGCTGTAGCTTTTAAACTCATGCAGGCTTTTGTTTTTTCATATACTAAACTATATAATAAAGATATAATTGTACTTGATTATGAAATAAATAAACAGACAAATACATTAAAAAGAATAAGGGCATTAAAGTCGGTAAACTTTGTTCCAAGCGATGAGGTGTTTGGTTTTGAACTTGCAGGAGAAAACAGTTATAAGTCTATGTATATAGATTATTATGATGAGCTTATTACAGAAGAAGAAGTGCTTGAAGAACTTGCAAGTTATATGTTTGAAGGCGACGGTACAGTATTAGTGCTTACTGGAGGAGAGGACAGATTAAAAAGGCTTATAGCTTTATATGAAAAATATGAAATATATCTTCCGGAATATGACAGCGTTTATGATCTGCTTCAGCTTGGTGCTAAGTACGGAAATGTTAATATAAAGACAACAAAAACTTTAGATGATTTTGCTTTGGCACTTAATATTAATATATATAAATATGACAATATAGAATACAGAGATTTAATTATCAAAACAGAAATATTCAGGCGTATGTTTTATATAAGCCAGAAAAATCTTCAGAATTATATACGAAAAAAATCAATACTTGTACTGTTTGGAACTGTTGCTGATGTAGTGCCTCTCATAGAAGAAAATAGAGTATATGTAAAATGTGCTTTAAAAGAATTAGAAAAGCCAAGTCATATAAGATATAATGTTATGCTTGAGAAGATTAATTTATTAAATACAAAAGTAGACACTCAGGTTATAAGCTGGAGAATAGCACCTTTTATCAATGCTGCTGGAAGAATGGGAAGTGCCGAGACTGCATTAAAACTTCTTACATGCGAGCTTAGGGAGGAGGCTGTAAGTTTGGCAGAAACAGTATACAGCATGAATGAAACGAGAAAATCTCTCACAGAATCAAACTTCAATATAGTTAATGAGTATATAAAAAATAACAGCTGTTTAAAACTTCCTATAATAATAGTAAGAAGCAAAAAGATAGAACAAGGTTTAACAGGACTTATTGCCGGAAAGGTATTAAGCGAATACGGAAAAACTGCTGTTATAATGCATGAAAGCGATGACGGTACTTGTGTAGGAAGTATAAGAAGCAGGGGCGATGATAATGCCAGAGATTTGCTTGAGGCTGCTAGTGTGTATTTAACTAAATTCGGCGGACATAAAAATGCTGCAGGATTTACTTTATCATCTGACAATTTTGATAAGTTTCAAAGTAAGATTATTAAATATGCTGCTAATCAAAACTTTAATACTGAAAAAGATAATGATGTATTTGATTTGGAGCTTGATTTTAATAGTATAGATTTGAAATTAGCTAAAGATTTAGAGCTTTTTGAGCCTTATGGTTCTGGAAATGAAGAGCCTATTTTCATCTCTAAAAATGTAAAAGTAAATGACATAAAGAAAATGCAGAAAAATAATAAACTGCATTTAAGATTAGAATTGTTACAGTCGGATAAAAAGATAAATGCTATTATTTGGAACAGCAGCGAAGAAGAGGTTTTGAAATTATTAAACTCTAATTATATAGACATTATTTATAAACTCAAAGTCAATAGATATGCAAACAGCGAAGATGCAAGAATATATATAGAAAACTATAAGGTATTTTGA
- a CDS encoding tetratricopeptide repeat protein — protein sequence MSDKDVSVFLKNAYNAFNDKDYKTAIDYFSEAIKLDPNSAETYYNRGNAKANLDDKKLYKSAIEDYSWAINLNDKFAAAYYNRGILNRSFGNNKEAIEDFDKAIELNYNLEEAYYVRGNTKASLKDYKGSIEDYNKAVEVYPHFSDAYYNMALSHNAIGNYKEAIKAYDKAIEYNSHFADAYNNRGNVKEKLGYYNEAIDDYTNALHLNRNFIEAYFNRANAKFNIKNYKGSIEDFDEIIKIDPTYSKAYYNRGIVKTSMEEYKDAIEDFDKVIELEPKFPDAYYNKAVAINHLGIYDEAVEFYDKAIELNPNYAESYCNRAISKSKMAYIRKDKVSTDEYNKLIQEAENDFEKAYGLANDNIKDIIKDGIKKLADLNMEAAENFCKKNNI from the coding sequence ATGAGTGATAAGGATGTAAGTGTATTTCTAAAAAATGCATATAATGCTTTTAATGATAAAGATTATAAAACTGCTATAGACTATTTCTCTGAGGCCATTAAACTAGACCCCAATTCTGCAGAAACATACTATAATAGAGGAAATGCCAAAGCAAATTTAGATGATAAAAAGTTATATAAAAGTGCAATAGAAGATTATTCTTGGGCTATAAATCTTAATGATAAATTTGCAGCCGCCTACTATAACAGAGGCATCTTAAACAGAAGTTTTGGAAACAATAAAGAAGCTATTGAAGATTTTGATAAGGCTATAGAACTTAACTATAATCTTGAAGAAGCCTATTATGTAAGAGGAAATACAAAAGCAAGCCTAAAAGACTATAAAGGCTCTATTGAAGATTATAATAAAGCTGTAGAAGTTTATCCTCATTTCTCTGACGCCTATTATAATATGGCTTTATCACATAATGCTATAGGAAACTATAAAGAAGCTATAAAAGCATATGATAAGGCCATAGAGTATAATTCCCATTTTGCTGATGCCTACAATAACAGAGGAAATGTTAAAGAAAAATTGGGATACTATAATGAAGCTATAGATGATTATACAAATGCTTTGCATCTTAATAGGAATTTTATAGAGGCATATTTCAACAGAGCTAATGCCAAATTTAATATAAAAAACTATAAAGGCTCTATAGAAGATTTTGACGAAATAATAAAAATTGATCCTACATATTCTAAAGCATACTATAATAGAGGAATAGTAAAAACTTCTATGGAAGAATATAAAGATGCTATTGAAGATTTTGATAAGGTTATAGAGCTTGAGCCTAAGTTTCCAGATGCATACTATAATAAAGCAGTTGCTATTAATCATTTGGGTATATATGATGAAGCGGTTGAGTTTTATGATAAGGCTATTGAACTTAATCCCAATTATGCAGAAAGCTACTGCAACAGGGCTATATCAAAATCCAAAATGGCATACATTAGAAAAGATAAAGTAAGCACTGATGAATATAATAAATTAATACAGGAAGCTGAAAATGATTTTGAAAAGGCATACGGCTTGGCTAATGATAATATAAAAGATATAATAAAAGATGGAATAAAAAAATTGGCAGACCTTAATATGGAAGCTGCTGAAAATTTCTGTAAGAAAAATAATATATAA
- a CDS encoding PepSY-like domain-containing protein yields MKYIKNIFITGIFLLICTIFLYSQSLTENSLPLKARNFINLNFPGNNIETVSLYQSGGGYETYIDFGYHFIFYHTGLWKKITAVTDEAKRKGIPRSSIHKSMVNVIDSEYPSSKITDIERKDKVFIIVLDDKYQLEISGYGIIINTTVLDDNDTQE; encoded by the coding sequence ATGAAATATATAAAAAATATTTTTATTACAGGCATCTTTCTTTTAATATGCACTATCTTTTTGTATTCTCAGTCTTTAACAGAAAACTCTCTCCCGCTTAAAGCAAGAAACTTTATTAATTTAAACTTTCCCGGAAATAATATAGAAACAGTATCGTTGTATCAAAGCGGCGGAGGTTATGAAACATATATAGATTTCGGGTATCATTTCATATTTTATCATACAGGATTATGGAAAAAAATTACTGCTGTAACAGATGAAGCTAAAAGAAAAGGAATACCAAGAAGCTCTATACATAAATCTATGGTTAATGTTATAGACAGCGAATATCCTTCATCAAAAATTACTGATATAGAGAGAAAAGATAAAGTATTTATAATAGTATTAGATGATAAATATCAATTAGAAATAAGCGGATACGGCATTATAATCAATACAACAGTTCTTGATGATAATGATACACAAGAGTAA
- a CDS encoding tetratricopeptide repeat protein — translation MDNEDNLENRVNDMISYYRNILEQDSNNYKAMTDLGIFYTQLGRHIEAIEIFKKALTINNNDYSLYRLIGMSYIKVKNYHKAIIYLKKAYQLENKDYISLNWLGHCYIKICRYEEAVKILNQSFMISPKEYINWRNLGLALYHLNRIDEAIEAFERVMELNKYDYDSFYYLALCYKEKYDYQKASEILKKIIEAENDNYSAYFNAGLCFFMLDDFSNALIYFNNALNIENNDYLLYYYIGVSFYNIKDYINAIEYLNNSIEKNNTYSSSYYYLGLSYYSAGLYDNAVNMLEECAKLDESNIEIYMSLSSAYNALGDTENSIIAFNKYKTLKG, via the coding sequence CTTATTATAGGAATATATTAGAGCAGGATTCTAATAATTATAAAGCCATGACAGATTTAGGTATTTTTTATACTCAGCTAGGGAGGCATATAGAAGCTATAGAAATATTTAAAAAAGCATTAACTATCAATAATAATGATTACTCTTTATACCGTCTTATAGGTATGTCATATATAAAAGTAAAAAATTATCATAAAGCTATAATATATTTGAAGAAGGCTTATCAGCTTGAGAATAAGGATTATATAAGTTTGAACTGGCTTGGACATTGCTATATAAAGATATGCAGGTATGAAGAGGCTGTAAAAATATTGAACCAATCTTTTATGATATCTCCGAAAGAATATATTAATTGGCGTAATTTGGGTTTGGCACTATATCATCTTAATAGAATTGATGAGGCAATTGAGGCATTTGAAAGGGTTATGGAGCTTAATAAATATGATTATGATAGTTTTTATTATTTAGCACTTTGCTATAAAGAAAAATATGATTATCAAAAGGCTTCTGAAATATTGAAAAAAATAATAGAAGCAGAAAATGATAATTATTCAGCTTATTTCAATGCTGGTCTTTGCTTTTTTATGCTTGATGATTTTTCAAATGCTTTAATTTATTTTAATAATGCTCTTAATATAGAGAATAACGATTATCTGCTTTATTATTATATAGGAGTATCTTTTTATAATATAAAAGACTATATTAATGCTATAGAGTATTTAAATAATTCCATAGAAAAAAATAACACTTATTCTTCATCATACTACTATTTAGGATTATCATATTATTCTGCCGGACTTTATGATAATGCCGTTAATATGCTTGAAGAATGTGCCAAATTAGATGAAAGTAATATAGAAATATATATGTCTCTTTCAAGTGCCTACAATGCATTAGGTGATACTGAAAATTCTATAATAGCATTTAATAAATATAAAACGCTTAAAGGCTGA